In Nitrospirota bacterium, a single window of DNA contains:
- a CDS encoding MFS transporter, translating to MENNNRKFLGLQRNVFTLGWVSFFMDVSSEMIYPLMPLFLTNILGVNKTIVGLIEGIAESTASLLKVVSGYISDRMRKRKPLILYGYGLSTFTRPILALSATWIGVLIFRFVDRIGKGIRTAPRDAIIAESTGSDHLGRAFGFHRMMDTIGAIVGPAIAIAVLYFLGVSYNSKDIFMQDSGTTEYAFRTIFWISILPGVAAVILIILFVRENIQMPQTRSRKNLITLSFTNDHFRKFLIVVSIFTLGNFSNAFIILKVQDAGGGLFNITILYLLFNAVYSVSSLPAGMAADRFGKKRMILSSYILFGLIYAGFAFADSQTTVWVLFLLYGIFMGISEGQQRAFVATLIPDNVKGTGYGVYHTITGLITLPSSFIAGLLWDMKGPQATFLFGTVTAIVASILFLVFFWRRPALTQV from the coding sequence ATGGAAAATAACAACAGGAAATTCCTCGGTCTTCAACGCAATGTATTCACCCTCGGCTGGGTCAGTTTTTTTATGGATGTATCGAGTGAGATGATATATCCGCTCATGCCATTGTTTCTAACCAATATCCTCGGGGTAAATAAGACGATTGTCGGGTTGATCGAAGGTATTGCAGAAAGTACGGCAAGCCTGCTTAAGGTTGTTTCCGGTTATATATCAGACAGGATGAGGAAGAGAAAGCCGCTTATCCTGTATGGCTACGGATTATCTACATTTACAAGACCTATCCTGGCGCTGTCAGCAACCTGGATTGGGGTCCTCATTTTCCGCTTTGTTGACAGGATTGGAAAAGGGATCAGGACAGCCCCAAGGGATGCAATAATAGCTGAGTCTACGGGATCTGATCACCTCGGTCGTGCCTTTGGTTTTCACAGGATGATGGACACCATTGGCGCCATTGTGGGGCCGGCCATTGCTATAGCTGTCCTGTACTTCTTGGGAGTCAGTTACAATTCTAAAGACATCTTCATGCAGGATTCCGGTACTACTGAGTATGCCTTCAGAACTATCTTCTGGATATCTATCCTGCCTGGAGTGGCAGCAGTTATCCTGATTATATTATTTGTAAGGGAAAATATACAGATGCCTCAAACCAGAAGCCGCAAGAACCTGATCACCCTTAGCTTTACAAACGATCATTTCAGGAAATTTCTTATTGTGGTGTCAATATTTACATTGGGTAATTTCAGTAATGCCTTCATAATACTTAAGGTACAGGATGCCGGTGGCGGTCTGTTTAATATTACCATCTTATATCTTCTGTTCAATGCCGTTTACTCAGTGTCATCCTTACCCGCAGGTATGGCCGCAGACCGCTTTGGAAAGAAACGGATGATTCTCAGCAGTTATATCCTGTTTGGTTTGATCTACGCAGGATTTGCTTTTGCCGATTCTCAGACCACTGTTTGGGTACTATTTCTTTTATATGGCATTTTTATGGGTATAAGTGAAGGACAACAGAGGGCATTTGTTGCTACCCTGATTCCTGATAATGTTAAAGGTACAGGCTATGGCGTCTATCACACAATTACAGGGCTGATTACATTACCATCAAGCTTTATAGCAGGTTTGTTGTGGGATATGAAAGGCCCG